A section of the Streptomyces sp. CG1 genome encodes:
- a CDS encoding F0F1 ATP synthase subunit B: protein MIANLVQLAAPEKGGNPLLPEGPELLVGTIAFAIVFFFFWKKLLPNINKVLEERRAAIEGGIEEADAMKVEAQSVLEQYKAQLAEARHEAARLRQEAQEQGAALIAEMRAEGQRQREEIVAAGHTQIEADRKAAAQTLRQDVGKLATELAGKLVGESLEDHARQSRVIDRFLDELEEKAEATR, encoded by the coding sequence GTGATCGCCAACCTGGTTCAGCTGGCGGCCCCGGAGAAGGGCGGCAACCCGCTCCTTCCCGAGGGTCCGGAGCTGCTCGTCGGCACCATCGCCTTCGCCATCGTGTTCTTCTTCTTCTGGAAGAAGCTGCTTCCGAACATCAACAAGGTTCTGGAGGAGCGCCGAGCGGCGATCGAAGGCGGTATCGAAGAGGCCGACGCCATGAAGGTCGAGGCCCAGAGCGTCCTTGAGCAGTACAAGGCCCAGCTCGCCGAGGCCCGGCACGAGGCCGCGCGCCTGCGCCAGGAGGCGCAGGAGCAGGGTGCCGCGCTCATCGCCGAGATGCGGGCCGAGGGCCAGCGGCAGCGCGAGGAGATCGTCGCCGCCGGTCACACCCAGATCGAGGCCGACCGCAAGGCCGCCGCGCAGACGCTGCGTCAGGACGTCGGCAAGCTCGCCACCGAACTGGCCGGCAAGCTCGTCGGCGAGTCCCTCGAGGACCACGCCCGCCAGAGCCGTGTGATCGACCGCTTCCTCGACGAGCTCGAGGAGAAGGCCGAGGCCACGCGATGA
- a CDS encoding MraY family glycosyltransferase has protein sequence MREYLLTLCITAAVTYLLTGPVRKFAIVAGAMPEIRARDVHREPTPRLGGIAMFFGLCAGLLVADHLANLNEVFAKSNEPRALLSGAALIWLIGVLDDKFEIDALIKLGGQMIAAGVMVMQGLTILWLPIPGVGNVALTQWQGTLLTVALVVITINAVNFVDGLDGLAGGMVCIAAAAFFLYSYRIWYSYGIEAAAPATLFAAILMGMCLGFLPHNMHPARIFMGDSGSMLIGLVLAAGAISITGQMDPDALALFTGSEKAAVHQTVPVYIPLLLPLTIIAVPTADLVLAIVRRTWRGQSPFAADRGHLHHRLLEIGHSHSRAVLIMYFWSALIAFGALAYSVNSASMWIVLGIVFLSAVGLVLLLLPRFTPRVPVWAQRFVPPRYRRRRRAAAAAVAMEAGAPQGTRQVPHESGERAPVTAGVSGVNGATAIGPRSRFLDRR, from the coding sequence GTGCGTGAATACCTGCTGACGCTCTGCATCACGGCCGCGGTGACGTATCTGCTGACAGGGCCGGTACGGAAGTTCGCGATCGTGGCGGGGGCGATGCCGGAGATCCGGGCCCGTGACGTGCACCGGGAGCCCACTCCGCGCCTCGGCGGTATCGCCATGTTCTTCGGCCTGTGCGCGGGCCTGCTGGTCGCGGACCACCTGGCCAACCTCAACGAGGTCTTCGCGAAGTCGAACGAACCGAGGGCCCTGCTCTCCGGTGCGGCCCTGATCTGGCTGATCGGCGTCCTGGACGACAAGTTCGAGATCGACGCGCTGATCAAGCTGGGCGGCCAGATGATCGCCGCGGGCGTCATGGTCATGCAGGGTCTGACGATCCTGTGGCTGCCCATCCCGGGCGTCGGCAATGTGGCACTGACCCAGTGGCAGGGCACTCTGCTGACCGTCGCGCTCGTCGTCATCACCATCAACGCGGTGAACTTCGTGGACGGCCTGGACGGCCTCGCGGGCGGCATGGTCTGCATCGCGGCTGCCGCGTTCTTCCTCTACTCGTACCGGATCTGGTACTCGTACGGCATCGAGGCCGCCGCTCCGGCGACCCTGTTCGCGGCGATCCTGATGGGCATGTGCCTGGGCTTCCTGCCGCACAACATGCATCCGGCGCGGATTTTCATGGGCGACTCCGGCTCGATGCTGATCGGCCTGGTGCTGGCGGCGGGCGCGATCTCGATCACGGGTCAGATGGACCCGGACGCCCTCGCGCTGTTCACGGGCTCGGAGAAGGCGGCGGTGCACCAGACGGTGCCGGTCTACATCCCGCTGCTGCTCCCCCTGACGATCATCGCGGTGCCGACCGCGGACCTGGTCCTCGCGATCGTCCGGCGCACCTGGCGCGGCCAGTCGCCGTTCGCCGCGGACCGCGGGCATCTGCACCACCGGCTGCTGGAGATCGGACACTCGCACAGCAGGGCGGTGCTGATCATGTACTTCTGGTCGGCTCTGATCGCCTTCGGCGCGCTGGCGTACTCGGTCAACTCGGCCTCGATGTGGATCGTGCTCGGCATCGTCTTCCTCAGCGCGGTCGGCCTCGTCCTGCTGCTGCTCCCGCGCTTCACGCCGCGGGTGCCGGTCTGGGCGCAGCGGTTCGTGCCGCCGCGCTACCGCCGTCGGCGCCGTGCGGCCGCGGCCGCTGTGGCCATGGAGGCCGGAGCGCCGCAGGGGACCCGTCAGGTCCCTCACGAGAGCGGGGAAAGGGCCCCCGTCACCGCCGGAGTCTCGGGCGTCAACGGGGCGACCGCGATTGGCCCTCGTTCGCGTTTCCTTGATCGTCGCTGA
- a CDS encoding L-threonylcarbamoyladenylate synthase, with amino-acid sequence MARRYDTNDATDRATGLREAASAVRRGELVVLPTDTVYGIGADAFSSEAVADLLVAKGRGRNMPTPVLIGSPNTLHGLVTDFSELAWELVDAFWPGALTLVARHQPSLQWDLGDTRGTVAVRMPLHPVAIELLTEVGPMAVSSANLTGHPAPEDCDAAQEMLGDSVSVYLDGGPTPGNVPSSIVDVTGRVPVLLREGALSPEELRKVVPDLEVAN; translated from the coding sequence ATGGCACGGCGATACGACACCAACGACGCGACCGACCGCGCGACGGGTCTGCGCGAGGCCGCGTCCGCGGTCCGCCGGGGCGAGCTGGTGGTGCTGCCGACCGACACGGTGTACGGCATCGGCGCCGACGCGTTCTCCTCCGAGGCCGTCGCCGACCTGCTCGTCGCCAAGGGCCGGGGCCGCAATATGCCCACCCCTGTTCTCATCGGCTCCCCGAACACCCTGCACGGCCTTGTCACGGACTTCTCGGAGCTGGCCTGGGAGCTGGTCGACGCCTTCTGGCCGGGTGCCCTCACGCTGGTCGCCAGGCACCAGCCGTCCCTGCAGTGGGACCTCGGCGACACCCGCGGCACGGTGGCCGTCCGCATGCCCCTGCACCCCGTGGCGATCGAACTGCTCACCGAGGTCGGCCCGATGGCCGTCTCCTCGGCCAACCTCACCGGTCACCCGGCGCCGGAGGACTGTGACGCGGCGCAGGAGATGCTGGGCGACTCCGTCTCCGTCTACCTCGACGGCGGCCCGACCCCCGGTAACGTCCCCTCGTCCATCGTCGACGTCACCGGCCGGGTGCCCGTACTGCTGCGCGAGGGCGCGCTCTCGCCGGAGGAGCTGCGCAAGGTAGTACCTGACCTCGAGGTGGCGAATTGA
- a CDS encoding protein-tyrosine-phosphatase, which produces MTAPEAGRGIGIGERLAEETTTFGFPRDTFRILHVSTGNVCRSPITERLTRHFVMERLGVLGGGLIVESAGTWGHEGAPMEANAETVLAEFGADASGFTGRELLDEHVIRADLVLTATRDHRAQVISMGHSAGLRTFTLKEFTRLVRAIDPATLPPLDDGVVLRARALVRAAAALRGWLLAPTAEADEVYDPYGAPITFFRSIGDEIRDALDPVVTALTGVPARM; this is translated from the coding sequence TTGACGGCCCCTGAAGCGGGGCGTGGCATAGGCATCGGGGAGCGTCTCGCGGAGGAGACGACGACGTTCGGCTTTCCGCGTGACACCTTTCGCATCCTCCACGTCAGCACCGGCAATGTGTGCCGCTCGCCCATCACCGAGCGGCTGACCCGCCATTTCGTGATGGAGCGGCTCGGCGTGCTCGGCGGCGGGCTGATCGTGGAGAGCGCGGGCACCTGGGGCCACGAGGGCGCGCCGATGGAGGCCAACGCGGAGACCGTGCTGGCCGAGTTCGGCGCGGACGCCTCCGGGTTCACCGGCAGGGAGCTGCTGGACGAGCACGTCATCAGGGCCGACCTGGTCCTCACCGCGACCCGCGACCACCGCGCCCAGGTCATCTCCATGGGCCATTCGGCGGGCCTGCGCACCTTCACCCTGAAGGAGTTCACCCGCCTGGTCCGCGCCATCGACCCGGCCACGCTGCCGCCCCTGGACGACGGCGTGGTCCTGCGCGCCCGCGCCCTGGTCCGTGCGGCGGCGGCCCTGCGCGGCTGGCTTCTCGCCCCGACCGCGGAGGCGGACGAGGTCTACGACCCGTACGGCGCGCCGATCACCTTCTTCCGGTCCATCGGCGACGAGATACGGGACGCGCTGGATCCGGTGGTGACGGCGCTGACGGGAGTCCCGGCGCGGATGTGA
- a CDS encoding F0F1 ATP synthase subunit delta — protein MNGASREALAAARERLDALTDSTSVDAGQLADELAAVTALLDREAGLRRVLTDPAQPAEAKAELVQRLIGGQVSGATADLVAGMARSRWSQPRDLVDALEELANIADLTAAEKTGTLDDAEDELFRFGRIVSSSTELRAALTDRAAGTAAKTELLHRLLGGRAKPVTERLVARLVTVPRGRSLEAGLESLSKLAAERRDRMVAVVTSAVPLSDGQKQRLGAALAKLYGRRMHLNLDVDSEVVGGIRVQVGDEVINGSLADRLEDAARRMAS, from the coding sequence ATGAACGGAGCGAGCCGCGAGGCCCTGGCAGCCGCACGTGAGCGTCTCGACGCGCTGACGGACTCCACGTCCGTGGACGCCGGGCAGCTCGCGGACGAGCTGGCGGCCGTCACCGCGCTGCTCGACCGCGAGGCCGGCCTGCGCCGGGTCCTCACCGACCCGGCGCAGCCCGCGGAGGCCAAGGCGGAGCTGGTCCAGCGTCTGATCGGTGGCCAGGTCAGCGGTGCCACCGCCGACCTGGTGGCCGGGATGGCGCGCTCCCGCTGGTCGCAGCCCCGCGACCTGGTGGACGCGCTGGAGGAGCTGGCGAACATCGCCGACCTCACGGCCGCGGAGAAGACGGGCACCCTCGACGACGCCGAGGACGAGCTGTTCCGGTTCGGCCGGATCGTCTCCTCCAGCACCGAGCTGCGCGCCGCGCTGACCGACCGCGCCGCGGGTACCGCGGCCAAGACCGAGCTGCTGCACCGGCTGCTCGGCGGCCGGGCCAAGCCCGTCACCGAGCGACTGGTGGCGCGCCTTGTGACCGTGCCGCGTGGACGTAGCCTGGAAGCGGGACTGGAGTCCCTGTCCAAGCTGGCCGCCGAGCGCCGGGACCGCATGGTCGCCGTCGTCACCTCGGCGGTGCCGCTGAGTGACGGCCAGAAGCAGCGCCTCGGCGCCGCCCTCGCCAAGCTCTACGGCCGCCGGATGCACCTCAACCTGGACGTGGACTCCGAGGTCGTCGGCGGTATCCGGGTGCAGGTCGGTGACGAGGTCATCAACGGCTCCCTCGCGGACCGCCTGGAAGACGCCGCCCGCCGCATGGCGAGCTGA
- a CDS encoding F0F1 ATP synthase subunit gamma, whose protein sequence is MGAQLRVYKRRIRSVSATKKITKAMEMIAASRVVKAQRKVAASTPYATELTRAVTAVGTGSNTKHPLTTETENPARAAVLLLTSDRGLAGAFNSNAIKSAEQLTERLEREGKQVDTYIVGRRGVAHYNFRERKIAESFTGFTDEPTYADAKKVAAPLIEAIEKEAAEGGVDELHIVFTEFVSMMTQTALDARLLPLRLEEVAQEAAPQGEILPLYDFEPSAEDVLDALLPRYVESRIYNALLQSAASKHAATRRAMKSATDNAGELINTLSRLANAARQAEITQEISEIVGGASALADATAGSDR, encoded by the coding sequence ATGGGAGCTCAGCTCCGGGTCTACAAGCGTCGCATCCGATCCGTCAGCGCGACCAAGAAGATCACCAAGGCGATGGAGATGATCGCCGCCTCGCGCGTCGTCAAGGCGCAGCGCAAGGTGGCGGCCTCCACGCCGTACGCGACCGAGCTGACGCGCGCGGTCACGGCGGTCGGTACCGGCTCGAACACCAAGCACCCGCTCACCACGGAGACGGAGAACCCGGCCCGCGCCGCGGTCCTGCTGCTCACGAGCGACCGCGGTCTGGCCGGCGCCTTCAACTCCAACGCCATCAAGTCGGCCGAGCAGCTGACCGAGCGCCTGGAGCGCGAGGGCAAGCAGGTCGACACGTACATCGTCGGCCGCCGCGGTGTCGCCCACTACAACTTCCGCGAGCGCAAGATCGCGGAGTCGTTCACGGGCTTCACGGACGAGCCGACGTACGCGGATGCCAAGAAGGTCGCGGCGCCTCTGATCGAGGCCATCGAGAAGGAGGCGGCCGAGGGTGGTGTGGATGAACTCCACATCGTCTTCACCGAGTTCGTCTCGATGATGACGCAGACGGCGCTCGACGCCCGGCTGCTGCCGCTGCGCCTCGAAGAGGTCGCGCAGGAGGCCGCCCCCCAGGGCGAGATCCTCCCGCTGTACGACTTCGAGCCCTCGGCGGAGGACGTCCTCGACGCCCTGCTGCCGCGCTACGTGGAGAGCCGCATCTACAACGCGCTGCTCCAGTCGGCCGCCTCGAAGCACGCCGCCACGCGGCGCGCGATGAAGTCGGCCACCGACAACGCGGGCGAGCTGATCAACACGCTCTCCCGTCTTGCCAACGCGGCCCGCCAGGCCGAAATCACCCAGGAAATCAGCGAGATCGTCGGTGGCGCGAGCGCCCTGGCCGACGCGACCGCGGGGAGTGACCGATAA
- the atpA gene encoding F0F1 ATP synthase subunit alpha, producing MAELTIRPEEIRDALENFVQSYKPDAASREEVGTVTLAGDGIAKIEGLPSAMANELLKFEDGTLGLALNLEEREIGAIVLGEFSGIEEGQPVQRTGEVLSVAVGEGYLGRVVDPLGNPIDGLGEIETSGRRALELQAPTVMQRKSVHEPMETGYKAVDAMTPIGRGQRQLIIGDRQTGKTALAVDTIINQRDNWRSGDPKKQVRCIYVAIGQKGSTIAGVRRALEENGALEYTTIVAAPASDPAGFKYLAPYTGSAIGQQWMYEGKHVLIIFDDLSKQADAYRAVSLLLRRPPGREAYPGDVFYLHSRLLERCAKLSDDMGAGSMTGLPIVETKANDVSAFIPTNVISITDGQCFLESDLFNAGQRPALNVGISVSRVGGSAQHKAMRQVSGRLRVDLAQFRELEAFAAFGSDLDAASKAQLERGSRMVELLKQDQYQPMATEDQVVSVWAGTNGRMDDVPVTDVRRFEKELIDFLHRKHQGLMTSIKEGAKMSSDTIQAVDDAVAEFKKQFETSDGKLLGEDVPAAAAK from the coding sequence ATGGCGGAGCTCACGATCCGGCCGGAGGAGATCCGGGACGCGCTGGAGAACTTCGTCCAGTCGTACAAGCCGGACGCGGCCTCGCGCGAGGAGGTCGGTACGGTCACCCTTGCCGGCGACGGCATCGCGAAGATCGAGGGTCTTCCCTCGGCCATGGCCAACGAACTGCTGAAGTTCGAGGACGGCACCCTCGGCCTCGCCCTCAACCTCGAGGAGCGCGAGATCGGTGCCATCGTCCTCGGTGAGTTCAGCGGCATCGAGGAGGGTCAGCCGGTGCAGCGCACCGGTGAGGTCCTCTCCGTCGCGGTCGGCGAGGGCTACCTCGGCCGTGTCGTCGACCCGCTCGGCAACCCGATCGACGGCCTCGGCGAGATCGAGACGTCCGGCCGCCGCGCCCTCGAGCTGCAGGCCCCCACGGTCATGCAGCGCAAGTCGGTGCACGAGCCGATGGAGACCGGCTACAAGGCCGTCGACGCGATGACCCCGATCGGCCGTGGCCAGCGTCAGCTGATCATCGGTGACCGCCAGACCGGCAAGACCGCCCTGGCCGTCGACACGATCATCAACCAGCGCGACAACTGGCGCTCGGGCGACCCGAAGAAGCAGGTCCGCTGCATCTACGTCGCCATCGGCCAGAAGGGCTCCACCATCGCCGGCGTGCGCCGCGCGCTGGAGGAGAACGGCGCCCTGGAGTACACGACCATCGTCGCCGCCCCGGCGTCCGACCCGGCCGGCTTCAAGTACCTTGCGCCGTACACCGGTTCGGCCATCGGTCAGCAGTGGATGTACGAGGGCAAGCACGTCCTCATCATCTTCGACGACCTGTCGAAGCAGGCCGACGCCTACCGCGCCGTGTCGCTGCTGCTGCGCCGCCCGCCGGGCCGTGAGGCCTACCCGGGTGACGTCTTCTACCTGCACTCCCGGCTGCTGGAGCGCTGCGCCAAGCTCTCCGACGACATGGGCGCCGGCTCGATGACCGGTCTGCCGATCGTCGAGACCAAGGCCAATGACGTCTCGGCGTTCATCCCGACCAACGTCATCTCCATCACCGACGGCCAGTGCTTCCTGGAGTCGGACCTGTTCAACGCCGGTCAGCGTCCCGCGCTGAACGTCGGTATCTCCGTCTCCCGAGTCGGTGGCAGCGCGCAGCACAAGGCGATGCGCCAGGTCTCCGGCCGCCTCCGTGTCGACCTCGCCCAGTTCCGTGAGCTGGAGGCGTTCGCCGCCTTCGGTTCCGACCTGGACGCGGCCTCGAAGGCGCAGCTGGAGCGCGGTTCGCGCATGGTCGAGCTGCTGAAGCAGGACCAGTACCAGCCGATGGCCACCGAGGACCAGGTCGTCTCCGTCTGGGCCGGCACCAACGGCCGTATGGACGACGTCCCGGTCACCGACGTCCGCCGCTTCGAGAAGGAACTGATCGACTTCCTGCACCGGAAGCACCAGGGCCTGATGACCTCGATCAAGGAGGGCGCCAAGATGTCGTCCGACACGATCCAGGCGGTCGACGACGCGGTGGCCGAGTTCAAGAAGCAGTTCGAGACCTCGGACGGCAAGCTGCTCGGCGAGGACGTTCCTGCCGCTGCCGCCAAGTGA
- the glyA gene encoding serine hydroxymethyltransferase, whose amino-acid sequence MSVTHTLETDVLRRQDPAMAEILLAELQRQSTSLQLIAAENFTSPAVLQALGSPLANKYAEGYPGARHHGGCEIVDVAERLAVDRARALFGAEHANVQAHSGSSAVLAAYAALLRPGDTVLALGLHYGGHLTHGSPANFSGRWFDFVGYGVDAETGLIDHDQVRHLARNHRPKAIVCGSIAYPRHVDYAFFREVADEVGAYLIADAAHPIGLVAGGVAPNPVPYADIVCATTHKVLRGPRGGMILCGSELAERVDRAVFPFTQGGAQMHTIAAKAVAFGEAATPAFGLYAHQVVDNARMLAGQLAAEGLAVTTGGTDTHLITADPAPLGVDGRTARGRLAAAGIVLDCCVLPHGDGRGLRLGTAAVTTQGMGEPEMLRIAALMAAVLRGATDPAAARDEVRRLTGDFPPYPG is encoded by the coding sequence ATGTCGGTCACCCATACCCTCGAGACCGACGTCCTGCGGCGGCAGGACCCGGCGATGGCCGAGATCCTCCTGGCCGAGCTGCAGAGGCAATCGACCTCGCTGCAGCTGATCGCCGCCGAGAACTTCACCTCGCCCGCCGTGCTGCAAGCGCTGGGCTCGCCGCTCGCCAACAAGTACGCCGAGGGCTACCCCGGCGCCCGGCACCACGGCGGCTGCGAAATCGTCGACGTCGCCGAGCGGCTCGCCGTCGACCGGGCCAGGGCCCTGTTCGGCGCAGAACACGCCAACGTCCAGGCCCACTCGGGTTCTTCGGCCGTCCTGGCCGCCTACGCCGCGCTGCTGCGCCCCGGCGACACCGTCCTCGCCCTCGGCCTGCACTACGGCGGCCACCTCACCCATGGCTCGCCCGCGAACTTCTCCGGCCGCTGGTTCGACTTCGTGGGGTACGGCGTGGACGCGGAGACCGGGCTCATCGATCACGACCAGGTCCGCCATCTCGCCCGCAACCACCGGCCGAAGGCGATCGTGTGCGGCTCCATCGCCTACCCCCGCCACGTCGACTACGCCTTCTTCCGCGAGGTCGCGGACGAGGTCGGCGCCTATCTGATCGCCGACGCCGCGCATCCGATCGGGCTGGTCGCCGGCGGCGTGGCGCCGAACCCGGTGCCGTACGCCGACATCGTGTGCGCGACCACCCACAAGGTGCTGCGCGGGCCGCGCGGCGGGATGATCCTGTGCGGGAGCGAACTGGCCGAGCGCGTCGACCGGGCGGTGTTCCCGTTCACCCAGGGCGGTGCGCAGATGCACACGATCGCCGCGAAGGCCGTGGCGTTCGGCGAGGCGGCAACACCGGCGTTCGGCTTGTACGCCCATCAGGTGGTCGACAACGCGCGCATGCTGGCCGGCCAGCTGGCCGCCGAGGGCCTCGCCGTGACCACCGGCGGCACGGACACCCATCTGATCACCGCCGACCCCGCCCCGCTCGGCGTGGACGGCCGCACCGCCCGCGGCCGGCTGGCCGCCGCCGGGATCGTCCTGGACTGCTGTGTGCTGCCGCACGGCGACGGCCGCGGTCTGCGCCTGGGCACGGCCGCGGTGACCACGCAGGGCATGGGGGAACCGGAGATGCTGCGGATCGCGGCGCTGATGGCGGCCGTGCTGCGCGGCGCGACCGACCCGGCCGCGGCACGGGACGAGGTGCGCCGGCTCACAGGCGATTTTCCGCCGTATCCGGGCTGA
- the atpB gene encoding F0F1 ATP synthase subunit A: MSDNGCGFPAPGLHSFLFKPIVTVGGFDFNKVMLLALITTALVVGFFWSAFGRAKVVPGKLQMIGEAGYDFVRRGIVYETIGKREGEKWVPLMVSIFFFVWIMNVWSVVPLAQFPVGSIIAYPMVMAVLVWVLWVGLTFKRHGFVGFFKNVTGYDKSLGAVLPLVMVIEFFSNLLVRPFTHAVRLFANMFAGHLMLVMFTVASWYLLNSWMIPAAGVSFVMTMAMICFELFVQAVQAYVFVLLACSYIQGALAEHH; encoded by the coding sequence ATGTCCGACAACGGGTGTGGCTTCCCGGCTCCGGGTCTGCACTCGTTCCTGTTCAAGCCGATCGTCACCGTCGGGGGCTTCGACTTCAACAAGGTGATGCTGCTCGCGCTCATCACCACCGCCCTCGTGGTCGGCTTCTTCTGGTCCGCGTTCGGCAGGGCCAAGGTCGTCCCGGGCAAGCTGCAGATGATCGGCGAGGCCGGTTATGACTTCGTGCGCCGCGGCATCGTGTACGAGACGATCGGCAAGCGCGAGGGCGAGAAGTGGGTACCGCTCATGGTGTCCATCTTCTTCTTCGTCTGGATCATGAACGTCTGGTCCGTGGTCCCGCTGGCCCAGTTCCCGGTGGGCTCGATCATCGCCTACCCGATGGTCATGGCCGTGCTCGTCTGGGTCCTGTGGGTGGGGCTGACCTTCAAGCGCCACGGATTCGTCGGCTTCTTCAAGAACGTGACGGGCTACGACAAGTCGCTCGGTGCGGTGCTCCCGCTCGTCATGGTCATCGAGTTCTTCTCGAACCTGCTGGTCCGCCCGTTCACGCACGCGGTGCGACTCTTCGCCAACATGTTCGCCGGCCACCTGATGCTGGTGATGTTCACCGTCGCCTCCTGGTACCTGCTGAACAGCTGGATGATCCCGGCCGCCGGCGTCTCCTTCGTGATGACGATGGCCATGATCTGCTTCGAGCTTTTCGTCCAGGCCGTCCAGGCGTACGTCTTCGTACTGCTGGCCTGCTCCTACATTCAGGGCGCTCTCGCCGAGCACCACTGA
- a CDS encoding ATP synthase subunit C: protein MAATETLAAVSGSIGSVGYGLSAIGPGIGVGIIFGNGTQALARQPEAAGLIRANQILGFAFCEALALIGIVMPFVFGTK, encoded by the coding sequence ATGGCTGCCACTGAGACCCTCGCCGCTGTCTCCGGTTCCATCGGTTCTGTCGGTTACGGCCTCTCCGCCATCGGCCCCGGCATCGGCGTCGGCATCATCTTCGGCAACGGCACCCAGGCGCTCGCCCGTCAGCCCGAGGCTGCGGGTCTGATCCGCGCCAACCAGATCCTCGGCTTCGCCTTCTGTGAGGCGCTCGCCCTCATCGGCATCGTCATGCCGTTCGTGTTCGGTACGAAGTAA
- the prmC gene encoding peptide chain release factor N(5)-glutamine methyltransferase produces MNLLLAEVAQATQRLADAGVPSPRNDAEELAAFVHGVKRGELHSVKDSDFDARYWEVIARREQREPLQHITGRAYFRYLELQVGPGVFVPRPETESVVGWAIDAVRAMDVVEPCIVDLCSGSGAIALALAQEVPRSRVHAVELSEDALVWTRKNVAGSRVDLRQGDALTAFPDLDGQVDLVISNPPYIPLTEWEYVAPEARDYDPELALFSGEDGLDLIRGLERTAHRLLRPGGVVVIEHADTQGGQVPWIFTEERGWADAADHPDLNNRPRFATARRALP; encoded by the coding sequence GTGAACCTGCTGCTCGCGGAGGTGGCCCAGGCCACCCAGCGGCTGGCCGACGCCGGCGTGCCCTCGCCGCGCAACGACGCGGAGGAGCTCGCCGCGTTCGTGCACGGCGTGAAGCGCGGCGAACTGCACTCCGTGAAGGACTCGGACTTCGACGCCCGCTACTGGGAGGTCATCGCCCGGCGTGAACAGCGCGAGCCGCTGCAGCACATCACCGGCCGGGCCTACTTCCGGTATCTGGAGCTGCAGGTCGGGCCGGGCGTCTTCGTGCCCCGGCCGGAGACCGAGTCCGTGGTCGGCTGGGCCATAGACGCCGTACGGGCCATGGACGTCGTCGAGCCGTGCATCGTCGACCTGTGCTCCGGCTCCGGCGCCATCGCGCTCGCCCTCGCCCAGGAGGTCCCGCGCTCCCGGGTGCACGCCGTGGAGCTGTCCGAGGACGCCCTGGTGTGGACGCGGAAGAACGTGGCGGGGTCCAGGGTCGACCTGCGGCAGGGGGATGCCCTCACCGCCTTTCCCGACCTGGACGGCCAGGTCGACCTGGTCATCTCCAACCCGCCGTACATCCCGCTGACCGAGTGGGAGTACGTCGCCCCCGAGGCCCGCGACTACGACCCCGAGCTGGCCCTGTTCTCCGGCGAGGACGGCCTCGACCTGATCCGCGGCCTGGAACGCACCGCGCACCGGCTGCTGCGCCCCGGCGGTGTCGTCGTGATCGAGCACGCCGACACCCAGGGTGGCCAGGTGCCGTGGATCTTCACCGAGGAGCGGGGCTGGGCCGACGCGGCCGACCACCCCGACCTCAACAACCGCCCCCGGTTCGCGACCGCCCGTAGGGCGCTGCCGTGA